One Babylonia areolata isolate BAREFJ2019XMU chromosome 27, ASM4173473v1, whole genome shotgun sequence DNA window includes the following coding sequences:
- the LOC143301177 gene encoding uncharacterized protein LOC143301177 isoform X1, which yields MAELKLTAVQGLRTQEGDTWEGFYGEEDDQEQKEEAEIQPGENEKESEGYGDDDFEEEEEDDKGRDDRHTDPGEDNADVVENNNNNNNDNPTAEAAEKERDSSPEDKHSKKSRARKPKSHKHRPSSSNRARSHKPRREGGEEERSPTTAQNYKQRDSNRQHYHDDDGDNGDNKQRGRRLQRRRQMKNEHLLERVEQAGRERLEQKFLELEELMARPLADTTRGGRLSRQRVQRMVDQGHRYTQSAHQEGRGEGGGGENQEAYSTIRVLQATRRSVHLKISYSPRSSHSPHSHPPHNKPSTPQRGSQGSVDSPNTSSSGRSHSRNSTGRSQRENGFGGYSSEEGGESGRSDEDDGLRRSGVPTDTFLKHTDNPKLREWIRRKDAEHRRARKAERLKKREERNDKMVEDELKIARREKSSERVKQWMEVKRKEALLRQKAERQRRRKQEAEEQRRRAASQESGGLRGTRIDRPHTAPTKKSGYVLIKRPNSAARLDDGDGSNSKPPDTKFVYKRSVTGRVQLMKLQNDRNERARSAERQRCDELSTEERKEKAKTSYDAWLLAKKKEEVENRKAARRQKEARQEEADPDMERIIPELARRRIDRVKNGKKTLDTGLDQSSVNSSGGGGGGQDGEEAQEGEEGGGEPRRCSYQLEVNGVAATASQRPSSARVVQTPKPRKAASPLPPRPKSASATSRRKGSAARKTPSASSPSTFTLPFPEDLGVPYHVKRMQEKLFSGQLTSQSDDGERPEPQGCAAIESAACPTLNSGSEVTPQTSLVLLQEIEAEAEQEEATLVAVQSALQKAAGAGRGSPPEEGEEPEAGEAEAEEAAQDSDMSTDEPGEEPDVGDAAEQAEEQGEGEQGEDGTEDKDGVADGSEQPAEEETETGDGETNEGELNEGNADDEGEGEDDGHSEEEEEEDQPQGEEEGEEGQAAEETLMGSEENAEDFMEEDERQESTTAEPSSVTEEEGAVVAPAEETEDEEALETAMDDQEESAEAAEESEEPDAGLEEAAEADEEPAEPDAGLEEAAEADEEPAEPESTEAAEECAEAEAEQGEDGPEPDPATSTAEEPEVQDVGEGASCGRSEKHVSFSEELAVVCESDPVDAPSPLSSGEQEEGAMDAE from the exons ATGGCAGAGCTGAAGCTGACGGCAGTGCAGGGCTTGAGGACGCAGGAAGGGGACACCTGGGAAGGGTTTTACGGCGAAGAGGACGATcaagaacagaaagaggaagCAGAAATCCAGCCAGGCGAGAACGAAAAAGAAAGCGAAGGTTACGGTGACGACGACttcgaagaggaagaggaggacgataaAGGCAGGGATGATCGTCACACAGACCCAGGAGAAGACAACGCAGATGttgtagaaaacaacaacaacaacaacaacgacaaccccaCCGCTGAAGCAGCCGAAAAGGAAAGGGACAGCtcgccagaggacaaacactccAAGAAGAGCAGAGCCAGGAAACCTAAATCCCACAAGCACCGCCCCTCCTCATCCAACCGTGCCAGATCTCACAAGcccaggagggagggaggggaggaggagagaagccCCACCACGGCTCAGAACTACAAACAgcgagacagcaacagacagcactaccacgacgacgacggcgacaacgGCGACAACAAACAGCGCGGACGAAGGCTTCAGCggcgcagacagatgaagaacgAGCACCTTCTGGAGCGAGTGGAGCAGGCGGGTCGGGAACGCCTGGAGCAGAAGTTTCTGGAACTTGAGGAGCTGATGGCTCGGCCCCTGGCCGACACCACCCGGGGTGGGCGCCTGTCCCGGCAGCGGGTGCAGAGAATGGTGGACCAAGGCCACCGGTACACGCAGAGCGCACACCAGGAGGGgcgtggtgagggag gaggGGGGGAGAACCAGGAAGCTTACTCCACCATCCGCGTGCTTCAGGCCACCAGACGCAGCGTCCACCTCAAGATCTCCTACTCCCCCAGGTCGtcccactcccctcactcccaccctccccacaacaaaccctccaccccccagcgcGGCAGTCAAGGCTCGGTGGACTCTCCCAACACCAGCAGCTCCGGGAGATCCCATTCCAGGAACAGCACGGGCCGCTCGCAGAGAGAGAACGGGTTTGGGGGGTACTCCAGCGAGGAGGGCGGGGAGTCAGGGAGGAGCGACGAAGACGATGGTCTTCGGAGGTCGGGCGTCCCCACAGACACGTTCCTCAAGCACACGGACAACCCCAAACTGCGAGAGTGGATCAGGCGCAAGGACGCCGAGCACAGGAGAGCCAGGAAGGCCGAGCGCCTCAAGAAGCGAGAGGAGCGCAACGACAAGATGGTGGAAGACGAGCTGAAGATCGCACGGCGGGAAAAGTCGTCGGAGCGCGTGAAGCAGTGGATGGAGGTGAAGCGCAAGGAGGCCCTGCTGCGGCAGAAAGCGGAGcggcagaggaggaggaaacagGAAGCGGAAGAGCAGCGGAGGAGAGCTGCAAGCCAGGAGAGCGGCGGCCTCCGAGGAACCCGCATCGACAGACCCCACACGGCGCCCACCAAGAAGAGCGGCTACGTTCTGATCAAGCGGCCAAACTCCGCCGCCAGACTGGATGACGGGGACGGTTCCAACTCCAAGCCGCCAGACACCAAGTTTGTCTACAAGCGCAGCGTGACCGGCCGCGTGCAGCTGATGAAGCTCCAGAACGATCGAAACGAACGGGCACGCAGCGCTGAGCGTCAGAGGTGTGATGAGCTGTCcacagaggaaaggaaagagaaggcgAAGACGTCGTATGATGCCTGGCTGctggcgaagaagaaggaggaagtggagaacaGGAAGGCAGCCCGGAGACAGAAGGAAGCCAGGCAGGAGGAGGCAGACCCCGACATGGAACGCATCATCCCGGAGCTGGCCCGGCGCAGAATCGACCGGGTGAAGAACGGGAAGAAAACGTTGGACACGGGACTTGATCAGAGCTCAGTCAACAGCagcggaggtggtgggggagggcaggATGGAGAAGAGGctcaggagggggaggagggcgggggtgaaCCCAGGCGCTGTTCCTACCAGCTGGAGGTCAACGGTGTGGCAGCCACAGCCAGCCAGAGGCCCTCTTCTGCCCGCGTGGTGCAGACCCCCAAGCCCCGCAAAGCGGCCTCCCCACTGCCGCCTCGCCCCAAGTCGGCCAGCGCCACCTCCAGGCGGAAGGGGAGCGCCGCCAGAAAGACGCCGtcagcctcctccccctccaccttcactctccccttccctgaGGACCTTGGCGTTCCCTACCACGTCAAGCGCATGCAGGAGAAGCTCTTCTCCGGGCAGCTCACCTCGCAGTCCGATGACGGAGAGCGCCCGGAGCCTCAGGGCTGTGCCGCCATCGAGTCTGCCGCCTGCCCGACCTTGAACTCCGGGTCAGAGGTCACCCCTCAGACCAGTCTGGTTCTGCTGCAGGAGATCGAGGCGGAGGCAGAACAGGAGGAGGCCACCCTGGTGGCAGTGCAGAGTGCACTGCAGAAGGCAGCAGGCGCTGGCCGTGGTAGCCCTCCTGAGGAAGGGGAAGAGCCAGAGGCAGGAGAAGCAGAGGCGGAAGAGGCGGCACAAGACTCGGATATGTCCACTGACGAACCCGGGGAAGAACCTGATGTTGGTGACGCTGCagaacaagcagaagaacaaggagaaggagagcaGGGTGAAGATGGCACCGAAGACAAGGACGGAGTGGCCGACGGCTCTGAACAGCCggctgaagaagaaactgaaacgGGCGATGGTGAGACAAACGAGGGAGAGTTGAACGAAGGAAATGCTGATGAcgagggtgagggtgaagatgatggtcacagtgaagaggaggaagaggaggaccaaccccaaggagaggaagaaggagaggaaggacaAGCAGCTGAAGAAACACTGATGGGCAGCGAAGAAAACGCTGAAGACTTCATGGAAGAAGATGAACGTCAAGAGAGCACCACTGCAGAGCCCAGCTCCGTCACGGAAGAGGAGGGTGCCGTGGTAGCTCCTGCTGAGGAGACCGAAGACGAAGAGGCTTTAGAAACAGCCATGGATGACCAAGAAGAAtctgcagaagcagcagaagaatcTGAAGAACCAGATGCAGGCCTGGAGGAAGCTGCAGAAGCAGATGAAGAACCTGCAGAACCAGATGCAGGCCTGGAGGAAGCTGCAGAAGCAGATGAAGAACCTGCAGAACCAGAGTCCACAGAAGCAGCTGAAGAATGTGCAGAAGCAGAGGCAGAGCAGGGTGAAGATGGGCCAGAGCCTGACCCCGCCACATCCACAGCAGAAGAGCCGGAGGTGCAGGATGTAGGGGAGGGGGCGTCGTGTGGACGGTCGGAGAAGCACGTGTCCTTTTCTGAAGAGCTGGCCGTGGTGTGCGAGTCTGACCCGGTGGAcgctccttctcccctctccagcGGTGAACAGGAAGAGGGGGCCATGGACGCAGAGTAG
- the LOC143301177 gene encoding uncharacterized protein LOC143301177 isoform X2 — protein MAELKLTAVQGLRTQEGDTWEGFYGEEDDQEQKEEAEIQPGENEKESEGYGDDDFEEEEEDDKGRDDRHTDPGEDNADVVENNNNNNNDNPTAEAAEKERDSSPEDKHSKKSRARKPKSHKHRPSSSNRARSHKPRREGGEEERSPTTAQNYKQRDSNRQHYHDDDGDNGDNKQRGRRLQRRRQMKNEHLLERVEQAGRERLEQKFLELEELMARPLADTTRGGRLSRQRVQRMVDQGHRYTQSAHQEGRGGGENQEAYSTIRVLQATRRSVHLKISYSPRSSHSPHSHPPHNKPSTPQRGSQGSVDSPNTSSSGRSHSRNSTGRSQRENGFGGYSSEEGGESGRSDEDDGLRRSGVPTDTFLKHTDNPKLREWIRRKDAEHRRARKAERLKKREERNDKMVEDELKIARREKSSERVKQWMEVKRKEALLRQKAERQRRRKQEAEEQRRRAASQESGGLRGTRIDRPHTAPTKKSGYVLIKRPNSAARLDDGDGSNSKPPDTKFVYKRSVTGRVQLMKLQNDRNERARSAERQRCDELSTEERKEKAKTSYDAWLLAKKKEEVENRKAARRQKEARQEEADPDMERIIPELARRRIDRVKNGKKTLDTGLDQSSVNSSGGGGGGQDGEEAQEGEEGGGEPRRCSYQLEVNGVAATASQRPSSARVVQTPKPRKAASPLPPRPKSASATSRRKGSAARKTPSASSPSTFTLPFPEDLGVPYHVKRMQEKLFSGQLTSQSDDGERPEPQGCAAIESAACPTLNSGSEVTPQTSLVLLQEIEAEAEQEEATLVAVQSALQKAAGAGRGSPPEEGEEPEAGEAEAEEAAQDSDMSTDEPGEEPDVGDAAEQAEEQGEGEQGEDGTEDKDGVADGSEQPAEEETETGDGETNEGELNEGNADDEGEGEDDGHSEEEEEEDQPQGEEEGEEGQAAEETLMGSEENAEDFMEEDERQESTTAEPSSVTEEEGAVVAPAEETEDEEALETAMDDQEESAEAAEESEEPDAGLEEAAEADEEPAEPDAGLEEAAEADEEPAEPESTEAAEECAEAEAEQGEDGPEPDPATSTAEEPEVQDVGEGASCGRSEKHVSFSEELAVVCESDPVDAPSPLSSGEQEEGAMDAE, from the exons ATGGCAGAGCTGAAGCTGACGGCAGTGCAGGGCTTGAGGACGCAGGAAGGGGACACCTGGGAAGGGTTTTACGGCGAAGAGGACGATcaagaacagaaagaggaagCAGAAATCCAGCCAGGCGAGAACGAAAAAGAAAGCGAAGGTTACGGTGACGACGACttcgaagaggaagaggaggacgataaAGGCAGGGATGATCGTCACACAGACCCAGGAGAAGACAACGCAGATGttgtagaaaacaacaacaacaacaacaacgacaaccccaCCGCTGAAGCAGCCGAAAAGGAAAGGGACAGCtcgccagaggacaaacactccAAGAAGAGCAGAGCCAGGAAACCTAAATCCCACAAGCACCGCCCCTCCTCATCCAACCGTGCCAGATCTCACAAGcccaggagggagggaggggaggaggagagaagccCCACCACGGCTCAGAACTACAAACAgcgagacagcaacagacagcactaccacgacgacgacggcgacaacgGCGACAACAAACAGCGCGGACGAAGGCTTCAGCggcgcagacagatgaagaacgAGCACCTTCTGGAGCGAGTGGAGCAGGCGGGTCGGGAACGCCTGGAGCAGAAGTTTCTGGAACTTGAGGAGCTGATGGCTCGGCCCCTGGCCGACACCACCCGGGGTGGGCGCCTGTCCCGGCAGCGGGTGCAGAGAATGGTGGACCAAGGCCACCGGTACACGCAGAGCGCACACCAGGAGGGgcgtg gaggGGGGGAGAACCAGGAAGCTTACTCCACCATCCGCGTGCTTCAGGCCACCAGACGCAGCGTCCACCTCAAGATCTCCTACTCCCCCAGGTCGtcccactcccctcactcccaccctccccacaacaaaccctccaccccccagcgcGGCAGTCAAGGCTCGGTGGACTCTCCCAACACCAGCAGCTCCGGGAGATCCCATTCCAGGAACAGCACGGGCCGCTCGCAGAGAGAGAACGGGTTTGGGGGGTACTCCAGCGAGGAGGGCGGGGAGTCAGGGAGGAGCGACGAAGACGATGGTCTTCGGAGGTCGGGCGTCCCCACAGACACGTTCCTCAAGCACACGGACAACCCCAAACTGCGAGAGTGGATCAGGCGCAAGGACGCCGAGCACAGGAGAGCCAGGAAGGCCGAGCGCCTCAAGAAGCGAGAGGAGCGCAACGACAAGATGGTGGAAGACGAGCTGAAGATCGCACGGCGGGAAAAGTCGTCGGAGCGCGTGAAGCAGTGGATGGAGGTGAAGCGCAAGGAGGCCCTGCTGCGGCAGAAAGCGGAGcggcagaggaggaggaaacagGAAGCGGAAGAGCAGCGGAGGAGAGCTGCAAGCCAGGAGAGCGGCGGCCTCCGAGGAACCCGCATCGACAGACCCCACACGGCGCCCACCAAGAAGAGCGGCTACGTTCTGATCAAGCGGCCAAACTCCGCCGCCAGACTGGATGACGGGGACGGTTCCAACTCCAAGCCGCCAGACACCAAGTTTGTCTACAAGCGCAGCGTGACCGGCCGCGTGCAGCTGATGAAGCTCCAGAACGATCGAAACGAACGGGCACGCAGCGCTGAGCGTCAGAGGTGTGATGAGCTGTCcacagaggaaaggaaagagaaggcgAAGACGTCGTATGATGCCTGGCTGctggcgaagaagaaggaggaagtggagaacaGGAAGGCAGCCCGGAGACAGAAGGAAGCCAGGCAGGAGGAGGCAGACCCCGACATGGAACGCATCATCCCGGAGCTGGCCCGGCGCAGAATCGACCGGGTGAAGAACGGGAAGAAAACGTTGGACACGGGACTTGATCAGAGCTCAGTCAACAGCagcggaggtggtgggggagggcaggATGGAGAAGAGGctcaggagggggaggagggcgggggtgaaCCCAGGCGCTGTTCCTACCAGCTGGAGGTCAACGGTGTGGCAGCCACAGCCAGCCAGAGGCCCTCTTCTGCCCGCGTGGTGCAGACCCCCAAGCCCCGCAAAGCGGCCTCCCCACTGCCGCCTCGCCCCAAGTCGGCCAGCGCCACCTCCAGGCGGAAGGGGAGCGCCGCCAGAAAGACGCCGtcagcctcctccccctccaccttcactctccccttccctgaGGACCTTGGCGTTCCCTACCACGTCAAGCGCATGCAGGAGAAGCTCTTCTCCGGGCAGCTCACCTCGCAGTCCGATGACGGAGAGCGCCCGGAGCCTCAGGGCTGTGCCGCCATCGAGTCTGCCGCCTGCCCGACCTTGAACTCCGGGTCAGAGGTCACCCCTCAGACCAGTCTGGTTCTGCTGCAGGAGATCGAGGCGGAGGCAGAACAGGAGGAGGCCACCCTGGTGGCAGTGCAGAGTGCACTGCAGAAGGCAGCAGGCGCTGGCCGTGGTAGCCCTCCTGAGGAAGGGGAAGAGCCAGAGGCAGGAGAAGCAGAGGCGGAAGAGGCGGCACAAGACTCGGATATGTCCACTGACGAACCCGGGGAAGAACCTGATGTTGGTGACGCTGCagaacaagcagaagaacaaggagaaggagagcaGGGTGAAGATGGCACCGAAGACAAGGACGGAGTGGCCGACGGCTCTGAACAGCCggctgaagaagaaactgaaacgGGCGATGGTGAGACAAACGAGGGAGAGTTGAACGAAGGAAATGCTGATGAcgagggtgagggtgaagatgatggtcacagtgaagaggaggaagaggaggaccaaccccaaggagaggaagaaggagaggaaggacaAGCAGCTGAAGAAACACTGATGGGCAGCGAAGAAAACGCTGAAGACTTCATGGAAGAAGATGAACGTCAAGAGAGCACCACTGCAGAGCCCAGCTCCGTCACGGAAGAGGAGGGTGCCGTGGTAGCTCCTGCTGAGGAGACCGAAGACGAAGAGGCTTTAGAAACAGCCATGGATGACCAAGAAGAAtctgcagaagcagcagaagaatcTGAAGAACCAGATGCAGGCCTGGAGGAAGCTGCAGAAGCAGATGAAGAACCTGCAGAACCAGATGCAGGCCTGGAGGAAGCTGCAGAAGCAGATGAAGAACCTGCAGAACCAGAGTCCACAGAAGCAGCTGAAGAATGTGCAGAAGCAGAGGCAGAGCAGGGTGAAGATGGGCCAGAGCCTGACCCCGCCACATCCACAGCAGAAGAGCCGGAGGTGCAGGATGTAGGGGAGGGGGCGTCGTGTGGACGGTCGGAGAAGCACGTGTCCTTTTCTGAAGAGCTGGCCGTGGTGTGCGAGTCTGACCCGGTGGAcgctccttctcccctctccagcGGTGAACAGGAAGAGGGGGCCATGGACGCAGAGTAG